A window of the Deltaproteobacteria bacterium HGW-Deltaproteobacteria-18 genome harbors these coding sequences:
- a CDS encoding protein-disulfide reductase: protein MIFQSRFFLICLVLLAMAFPAESRADEPYRVSLQAFRTDSAQTPVLAVLTLTPAPDWHAYGNIQGPSGFPTEIRATRDGKALSPLYPQPTPGPDPLDPSLTVELYDGPTPFFIPLPDGPATVVAEIKALLCSSTTCQPIKNELELVIAATAALPSAEKQDWWPRFLQAAPGLPSDVSLEPVTPGETTQTPAAKTLSPRYFAPGLEVNTLSKAAALAFLAGLILNFMPCVLPVITLKLRSFIPAADSVPQSQRRAFRSHNLFFALGMMVYFLILAGIIAVTGMAWGQIFQEPAAIITLTAIVFALCLSLFGVYDLPLIDLKGKAKGVVHHPRLESFTTGILATILATPCSGPFLGGVLAWALIQPPDVIAMVLSCIGLGMASPYLAMALFPGLYRFLPKPGPWTLHLERILGFLLAATCVYLFGLLPTSEYINVLILLWTIALAAWIWGKWTNLSQSSLRRWSVRGIAVALVVLAAAFLFRPEGHPDPWKNFDMRQFDSLRGQENLILDFTADWCPNCKFLEKTVLTPEKSAAFARKHNAVLLRVDLTRHDPELMALLESLGSKSIPILAIFPKNNPDSPLVLRDLFTSGQLEDALDQELP from the coding sequence ATGATATTTCAGTCCAGATTTTTTCTGATTTGCCTTGTGCTCCTGGCCATGGCCTTTCCCGCCGAATCCCGGGCCGATGAACCGTACCGGGTTTCACTCCAGGCCTTTCGAACCGACAGCGCACAGACTCCCGTCCTTGCCGTGCTGACCCTGACACCCGCTCCCGACTGGCATGCCTACGGCAACATTCAGGGCCCGTCCGGATTCCCCACGGAGATCAGAGCGACACGCGACGGCAAGGCCCTGTCGCCTCTTTACCCGCAGCCGACACCTGGACCCGACCCCCTCGACCCGAGCCTGACCGTGGAACTCTACGACGGCCCGACCCCCTTTTTCATCCCCCTGCCCGACGGACCGGCCACGGTCGTGGCGGAGATAAAGGCCCTGCTCTGCTCCTCGACCACCTGCCAGCCCATCAAGAATGAACTTGAACTCGTGATCGCGGCGACAGCGGCCTTGCCGTCTGCCGAGAAACAGGATTGGTGGCCCCGCTTTCTGCAAGCCGCTCCGGGGCTGCCATCGGACGTTTCCTTAGAACCCGTCACACCCGGTGAAACGACACAGACGCCCGCCGCCAAGACATTGTCGCCCCGCTATTTTGCTCCCGGCCTTGAGGTCAACACTCTCTCCAAGGCCGCCGCGCTCGCCTTTCTGGCCGGCCTGATCCTCAATTTCATGCCATGTGTGCTGCCGGTCATCACCCTGAAGCTTCGCTCCTTCATCCCGGCGGCAGACAGTGTGCCACAAAGTCAGCGCCGGGCCTTTCGTTCCCACAACCTGTTCTTCGCTCTCGGGATGATGGTCTATTTCCTGATCCTGGCCGGGATCATCGCCGTCACCGGCATGGCCTGGGGACAGATTTTCCAGGAGCCGGCAGCCATCATAACCTTGACCGCCATTGTCTTCGCGCTTTGCCTGAGCCTGTTCGGGGTCTACGATCTCCCGCTCATCGACCTCAAAGGCAAGGCCAAGGGGGTCGTACATCATCCGCGGCTGGAGTCCTTCACCACCGGCATCCTGGCCACGATCCTGGCCACCCCGTGCAGCGGGCCGTTTCTGGGCGGAGTCCTGGCCTGGGCCCTGATCCAGCCTCCGGACGTCATCGCCATGGTCCTGAGCTGCATAGGGCTTGGCATGGCCTCGCCCTACCTGGCCATGGCTCTCTTTCCCGGCCTGTACCGCTTCCTGCCCAAACCCGGCCCCTGGACCCTGCATCTGGAACGCATCCTCGGCTTTCTTCTGGCCGCGACCTGCGTGTATCTCTTCGGCCTGCTGCCAACCTCAGAATACATAAACGTGCTCATTCTGCTGTGGACCATTGCCCTGGCGGCCTGGATCTGGGGCAAGTGGACCAATCTGAGCCAAAGCAGCCTGCGCAGATGGTCCGTTCGCGGCATCGCCGTCGCCCTGGTCGTCCTTGCCGCCGCTTTCCTCTTCCGCCCGGAAGGACATCCGGACCCGTGGAAAAACTTCGACATGCGTCAGTTCGACTCCCTGCGCGGGCAGGAAAACCTGATCCTGGACTTTACGGCGGACTGGTGCCCGAACTGCAAGTTTCTGGAAAAGACCGTGCTCACTCCGGAGAAGAGCGCCGCGTTCGCCAGGAAACACAATGCCGTCCTGTTGCGCGTGGACCTGACCCGCCATGATCCCGAACTGATGGCCCTGCTCGAAAGCCTGGGATCCAAATCCATTCCCATCCTGGCCATCTTCCCCAAAAACAACCCGGACAGCCCCCTCGTGCTGCGCGACCTGTTCACCAGCGGCCAGCTCGAGGATGCCCTGGATCAGGAACTACCCTGA
- a CDS encoding 4Fe-4S ferredoxin — protein MERPMPLPSSLAAALARIVPAERLHPDAVRARVFALDASIYQPRAKAVIDLENETEIQNLLATLREHGGGVTFRGAGTSLNGQATGEDIVARIRGPLWRRHEILDQGRAIRLHCGLTGGEADAALAPHGRRIGPDPASASAASIGGMVANNAAGMCCTVDQNTFATMRHMRLILADGTILDTEDPDSVAALRVSHAHVLERLLDLRREIMADPALVERIRRKYSIKNTMGYAVNALTEFDDPIDILTHLMIGSEGTLGFVSSVTLATLPVHPLRATALMIFPDLDAAARAVMALRGGCPVQAAELLDRTSIRAVEGLPAAPPILRELGDEACAVLMETRAADSEELARNTGAILDALTGIEQVVKPGFTTDAAECERLWAIRRGLFSAVTSFRAADEFVITEDINIPVERLAEGCAAFQRLFERHGYEAGIMGHAFHGNFHFTLPTRINDPVELLRLHGFLDDLATLITRDFDGSLKAEHGTGRSIAPYVRQEWGDTIYAVMRAIKTLLDPHGILNPGVMFNEDPDEHLRGLKLPLTSHPKIDMCVDCGFCEPVCPSRHIAFTPRQRIAAWREITRLEQEGRADEARQWRAAFTELGESTCATDGLCTTRCPLAIDVAAFIRDLRHDAATPIARTAASKVASHFTAATSLVRGVLGAADLAHLALGDQKMEAVSRILTRLSGNRLPLWQKGLPRGAKAFRGKTRSGTGGDVVVYLPSCAARTMGDTREDRLPALPAVTQQLLERAGFTVRIPDNVNELCCGKAFETKGLTDQARLKILELESALRKASENGRHPILCDTSPCLARMKKEIRGLALFEPVEFAHNFLLPRLHLKPVRRSIALHPTCSTRLMGLTDAFTDLARRLAADVVLPEGILCCGFSGDKGFHRPDLNASALAGLAGQVAGCNEGYSTSRTCEIGLNMHGGIPYRNILYLLEECSRTDE, from the coding sequence ATGGAGCGCCCAATGCCATTGCCGTCTTCCCTTGCCGCCGCCCTGGCCCGTATCGTCCCGGCGGAACGCCTGCATCCGGATGCCGTGCGGGCGCGCGTTTTCGCCCTCGACGCGAGCATCTACCAGCCCCGAGCCAAGGCCGTCATCGACCTTGAAAACGAAACCGAAATCCAGAACCTGCTGGCGACCCTGCGTGAACACGGCGGCGGCGTGACCTTTCGCGGAGCGGGCACGAGCCTCAACGGTCAGGCCACGGGCGAAGACATCGTGGCGCGCATTCGGGGCCCGCTTTGGCGCAGGCATGAAATCCTGGACCAGGGACGGGCCATCCGGCTGCATTGCGGCCTGACTGGCGGCGAGGCCGACGCCGCCCTGGCCCCGCACGGACGCCGCATCGGGCCAGATCCGGCCTCGGCCTCGGCCGCATCCATCGGCGGCATGGTCGCCAACAACGCTGCCGGCATGTGCTGCACCGTGGATCAGAACACCTTTGCGACCATGCGCCACATGCGCCTCATTCTGGCCGACGGCACGATCCTGGATACCGAAGACCCGGACAGCGTGGCCGCGCTGCGCGTAAGCCACGCGCATGTGCTCGAGCGCCTCCTGGATCTGCGCCGCGAAATCATGGCCGACCCGGCCCTGGTGGAACGCATCCGGCGCAAGTATTCCATCAAGAACACCATGGGCTATGCCGTCAATGCCCTCACCGAATTTGACGATCCCATCGACATCCTGACCCATCTCATGATCGGTTCCGAAGGAACGCTGGGTTTTGTCAGCTCCGTGACCCTGGCCACGTTGCCCGTCCATCCCCTGCGGGCCACGGCGCTCATGATCTTTCCGGACCTGGACGCGGCGGCGCGGGCGGTCATGGCCCTGCGCGGAGGCTGCCCGGTGCAGGCGGCGGAGCTTCTTGACCGCACCTCGATCCGGGCCGTTGAGGGCCTGCCTGCGGCACCGCCCATCCTGCGCGAACTGGGCGACGAGGCCTGCGCCGTGCTCATGGAGACCCGGGCCGCCGACAGCGAAGAGCTTGCGCGCAATACCGGGGCCATCCTGGACGCACTGACCGGCATCGAACAGGTCGTGAAACCCGGCTTCACCACGGACGCCGCCGAATGCGAGCGCCTGTGGGCCATCCGGCGCGGCCTCTTCTCGGCGGTGACCAGCTTCCGCGCCGCCGACGAGTTCGTCATCACCGAAGACATCAACATCCCGGTGGAGCGCTTGGCCGAGGGCTGCGCCGCCTTCCAGCGCCTCTTTGAACGCCATGGCTATGAAGCCGGAATCATGGGACACGCCTTTCACGGCAATTTCCACTTCACCCTGCCCACGCGCATAAACGATCCCGTGGAACTACTGCGGCTGCACGGTTTTCTCGATGACCTGGCTACCCTCATCACCCGCGACTTCGACGGGTCGCTCAAAGCCGAGCACGGCACGGGCCGCTCCATCGCACCCTACGTGCGTCAGGAATGGGGCGACACCATCTATGCGGTCATGCGCGCGATCAAAACCCTGCTCGACCCGCATGGGATATTGAACCCGGGCGTCATGTTCAACGAAGACCCGGATGAGCATCTGCGGGGCCTCAAGCTTCCCCTGACCAGCCACCCCAAAATCGACATGTGCGTGGACTGCGGATTCTGCGAGCCTGTTTGCCCGTCGCGGCACATTGCCTTCACGCCGCGCCAGCGCATCGCGGCCTGGCGCGAAATCACCCGCCTGGAGCAGGAAGGACGCGCGGACGAAGCCAGACAGTGGCGCGCCGCCTTCACGGAACTGGGCGAATCGACCTGCGCCACGGACGGGCTGTGCACCACCCGCTGCCCGCTGGCCATCGACGTGGCGGCCTTCATACGGGACCTGCGCCACGATGCGGCCACTCCCATTGCGCGCACGGCGGCGAGCAAGGTGGCCTCGCATTTCACGGCCGCCACGTCCCTTGTGCGTGGCGTACTGGGCGCGGCCGACCTTGCGCATCTGGCCCTCGGCGACCAGAAAATGGAAGCCGTGAGTCGAATCCTGACGCGACTGAGCGGCAACAGACTGCCCCTCTGGCAAAAAGGCCTGCCCCGTGGGGCAAAAGCGTTTCGCGGAAAAACGCGCTCCGGTACAGGGGGGGACGTAGTCGTGTACCTGCCTTCCTGCGCCGCACGGACCATGGGCGACACCCGTGAAGACCGTCTGCCCGCCTTGCCCGCAGTCACGCAGCAGCTGCTCGAACGGGCCGGATTCACGGTACGCATCCCGGACAACGTGAACGAACTTTGCTGCGGCAAGGCCTTTGAAACCAAGGGGCTCACCGATCAGGCCCGCTTGAAGATCCTGGAACTGGAGAGTGCGCTGCGCAAGGCGTCCGAAAACGGCCGCCACCCCATTCTCTGCGACACCAGCCCGTGTCTTGCGCGCATGAAAAAAGAAATCCGGGGGCTTGCCCTCTTTGAACCCGTCGAGTTCGCCCACAACTTCCTGCTGCCGCGATTGCACCTGAAACCTGTGCGGCGCAGCATCGCCCTGCACCCGACCTGCTCCACCCGTCTCATGGGCCTGACCGACGCCTTCACGGACCTGGCACGCCGCCTGGCCGCAGACGTCGTCCTGCCCGAGGGCATCCTCTGCTGCGGATTTTCCGGCGACAAGGGCTTCCATCGACCGGACCTGAACGCCTCGGCGCTGGCAGGTCTGGCCGGACAGGTCGCGGGGTGCAACGAGGGATATTCCACATCCCGCACATGCGAGATCGGGTTGAACATGCATGGCGGCATCCCCTACCGCAACATCCTCTATCTGCTGGAGGAATGCTCCAGAACGGATGAATGA
- a CDS encoding aminopeptidase P family protein, with translation MTFVSLEQMPLSETRERISRLRANMAEACPEASGILVFSRLGIYHLSGVWASGALWVPMTGEPVLLCRKGVERARLDSPLERIMEFKSYSQLPGLLQEAEVPLGDTVAVEMTGLSWSMGELLRSKLPGISLVPGDIALAWTRAVKTSWELAKLRLAGTRHDQALNDTLPDLIRPGMTEREIALAVWDAFYRHGHQGMMRMQNAGEEIFLGHVAAGDSANYPSVFNGPLGLRGAHPVLPFLGYAGKVWQRSEPLALDCGFCLEGYHTDKTQVYWAEESVIPEEADRAQDFCLQIQEHLSSRLVPGAIPAELYRDCIRIALANDMGEGFMGLGRNKVGFLGHGIGLAIDEWPVIAPTFDRPLQENMVLALEPKIGIAGLGMVGVENTFVVTPEGGKCLTGERFGPTFPA, from the coding sequence ATGACTTTTGTTTCCCTTGAGCAAATGCCCCTGTCCGAGACCCGGGAGCGCATCTCGCGCCTGCGGGCAAACATGGCCGAAGCTTGCCCCGAAGCGTCGGGAATTCTGGTTTTTTCGCGTCTTGGCATCTACCACCTGAGCGGGGTCTGGGCCAGCGGGGCGCTGTGGGTGCCCATGACCGGCGAGCCCGTGCTGCTGTGCCGCAAGGGCGTGGAGCGGGCCCGTCTTGATTCGCCGCTGGAGCGCATCATGGAGTTCAAGTCGTATTCGCAGTTGCCCGGCCTGCTGCAGGAGGCCGAGGTCCCTCTTGGCGATACCGTGGCCGTCGAAATGACGGGACTCAGCTGGTCCATGGGCGAGCTTTTGCGCTCGAAGCTGCCGGGGATCAGCCTGGTTCCCGGCGACATTGCCCTGGCCTGGACCCGCGCCGTCAAGACATCCTGGGAGCTGGCCAAGCTGAGGCTGGCCGGTACCCGCCACGACCAGGCGCTGAACGACACACTGCCCGACCTCATTCGTCCCGGCATGACCGAGCGCGAGATAGCCCTGGCCGTGTGGGACGCCTTCTACAGGCATGGCCACCAGGGCATGATGCGCATGCAGAACGCGGGGGAGGAGATTTTTCTGGGCCATGTCGCGGCCGGTGATTCGGCCAATTATCCAAGCGTGTTCAACGGTCCGCTGGGCCTTCGCGGAGCCCATCCGGTGCTTCCTTTTCTGGGCTATGCCGGAAAGGTCTGGCAGCGTAGCGAGCCCTTGGCTCTTGACTGCGGATTTTGCCTTGAAGGCTACCATACGGACAAGACCCAGGTGTACTGGGCAGAAGAGTCGGTGATTCCCGAAGAGGCGGATCGCGCCCAGGATTTCTGTCTGCAGATCCAGGAACACCTGAGCAGCCGTCTGGTGCCCGGCGCCATCCCTGCGGAGTTATACCGCGACTGCATCCGCATCGCGCTGGCCAACGACATGGGCGAGGGATTCATGGGCCTTGGCCGCAACAAGGTCGGTTTTTTGGGCCACGGCATCGGACTGGCCATCGACGAATGGCCGGTCATCGCCCCCACCTTCGACCGTCCTCTGCAGGAAAACATGGTCCTGGCCCTGGAGCCCAAGATCGGCATCGCGGGTCTTGGCATGGTCGGTGTGGAAAACACCTTCGTGGTCACTCCCGAGGGCGGCAAGTGCCTGACCGGCGAGCGCTTCGGCCCGACTTTTCCCGCCTAA
- a CDS encoding lactate utilization protein yields the protein MGATPEVLEKFRKKAEIVSAIVSEVDSMAQAIAYTVDLCAQKEACQLLMSGCEETLSDKGKDLCELKEWGKIIAAPALNDADMAELVKQAGTRQISVIKDGMRSHLAGIDIGFTVADYGIGETGSLVINSASEELRLATMVSEIHVAVIPKSRIRATAEDMYAELKGFMSQKPNYLAFVTGASRTADIERVLALGVHGPLELHILILEDK from the coding sequence ATGGGAGCAACCCCAGAAGTTTTGGAAAAATTCCGGAAGAAAGCGGAAATAGTTTCGGCCATTGTTTCGGAAGTGGACTCCATGGCCCAGGCCATCGCCTATACTGTTGATCTGTGCGCCCAGAAAGAAGCCTGTCAGCTGCTCATGAGCGGCTGTGAGGAGACCCTGTCGGACAAGGGCAAGGACCTGTGCGAGCTCAAGGAATGGGGCAAGATCATCGCCGCCCCCGCCTTGAACGACGCCGACATGGCCGAACTGGTCAAGCAGGCTGGAACCCGCCAGATCTCCGTCATCAAGGACGGGATGCGCAGCCATCTGGCCGGCATCGACATCGGTTTCACCGTCGCCGACTACGGCATTGGCGAGACCGGCAGCCTGGTCATCAATTCGGCGAGCGAAGAGCTGCGTCTGGCCACCATGGTCAGCGAAATTCACGTCGCGGTCATCCCCAAGTCACGCATCCGTGCCACGGCCGAGGACATGTACGCCGAACTCAAGGGCTTCATGAGCCAGAAGCCCAACTATCTGGCCTTTGTCACCGGCGCGAGCCGCACCGCTGACATCGAACGCGTTCTGGCCCTGGGCGTGCACGGGCCCCTGGAACTGCACATCCTGATTCTGGAGGACAAATAA
- a CDS encoding GIY-YIG nuclease family protein, protein MSDWFVYVLRCGDGSLYTGITTDVARRLTEHASGGPRAAKYLRGRGPLELAFSVPVDGKSAALAMERWIKAQPKRLKEELVAGRLHWPDLD, encoded by the coding sequence GTGTCCGATTGGTTCGTGTACGTGCTGCGCTGCGGCGACGGGAGTCTCTACACCGGCATCACCACCGACGTTGCCCGACGCCTGACCGAACACGCTTCCGGCGGACCCAGGGCCGCCAAGTATTTGCGTGGTCGCGGTCCGCTGGAACTTGCCTTTTCAGTTCCGGTGGACGGTAAGTCCGCGGCTTTGGCCATGGAAAGATGGATCAAGGCGCAACCGAAAAGACTCAAGGAAGAACTGGTCGCGGGCAGGCTGCACTGGCCGGATTTGGATTGA
- a CDS encoding (Fe-S)-binding protein yields the protein MQKAKNLSEYNDELREALDNTFLRGAMDKFATAYPVGRANAFREYDVEALIQEVVDAKDAGLTRLDELYAEFKAKAEANGVKVHLAKDGDEANEIVARIAAENKCKVIVKSKSMTAEETLLNHRLEKDGLEVVETDLGEWIIQLRHEGPSHMVMPAIHLSRYQVAELFSQVTKHDQSSDIQRLVKVARRELRQKYADADMGVSGANFAIAETGTIGLMTNEGNARLVTTLPRVHVAIAGIDKLCGSLADALKILRVVPKNATGQAITSYVTWISGANECQTAPGGKKEMHIIFLDNGRSEMAKDPLFAQVLRCVRCGACANVCPVYRMVGGHQMGHIYIGAIGLILTYFFHGKDKAKNLVQNCINCQACKHICAAGIDLPLLIKEIHARILDEDGHPLPSMLLGKLLKNRKLFHAFLRTAKMAQRPLTGGTQYIRHLPHIFSKDHGFKALPAIAAKPFRDRFAALKPTVSAPKYRIALFSGCVQDFVYPEQMEAAVKVLAAHNVAVEFPMDQSCCGLPLQMMGEKKAGVDVAKQNIAAMSGDYDYVITLCASCASHLKHNYPFLLGENDAEAKAFADKVMPFSAFMTDVLGVTADKFKQTQERATLHAPCHLCRGLDVVEQPRQLLALGGYEYAQAEQEQVCCGFGGTYSAKFPGISEQILKNKLTDAGRTGAEVLVTECPGCIMQLRGGAEVNKSGFAVRHIAEVLADHLK from the coding sequence ATGCAGAAGGCCAAAAATCTTTCCGAATACAACGACGAACTGCGCGAAGCTCTGGACAACACCTTCCTGCGTGGAGCCATGGACAAATTCGCCACGGCCTACCCTGTTGGCCGGGCCAACGCATTCCGCGAATACGACGTGGAAGCCCTGATCCAGGAAGTGGTTGATGCCAAAGACGCTGGGCTGACCCGTCTGGACGAGCTGTATGCCGAGTTCAAGGCCAAGGCCGAAGCCAACGGTGTCAAAGTGCACCTGGCCAAGGACGGCGACGAGGCCAACGAGATCGTGGCCCGCATCGCGGCCGAGAACAAGTGCAAGGTGATCGTCAAGTCCAAGTCCATGACGGCCGAGGAAACCCTTTTGAACCATCGTCTGGAAAAAGACGGGCTCGAAGTGGTCGAGACCGACCTTGGCGAATGGATCATCCAGCTCCGGCACGAAGGTCCCAGCCACATGGTCATGCCGGCCATCCACCTGTCCCGCTACCAGGTCGCGGAACTCTTCTCGCAGGTCACCAAGCATGACCAGTCCTCGGACATCCAGCGTCTGGTCAAGGTCGCCCGTCGCGAACTGCGCCAGAAATACGCCGATGCGGACATGGGCGTCAGCGGAGCCAATTTCGCCATCGCCGAGACCGGCACCATCGGCCTGATGACCAACGAAGGCAACGCCCGTCTGGTCACCACCCTGCCCCGCGTGCATGTGGCCATTGCCGGCATCGACAAGCTCTGCGGCAGCCTTGCCGACGCCCTGAAAATCCTGCGTGTCGTTCCCAAGAACGCCACGGGTCAGGCCATCACCTCCTACGTGACCTGGATCAGCGGCGCCAACGAGTGCCAGACCGCGCCCGGCGGCAAGAAAGAGATGCACATCATCTTTCTGGACAACGGCCGCAGCGAGATGGCCAAGGATCCGCTCTTCGCCCAGGTCCTGCGTTGCGTGCGCTGCGGCGCCTGCGCCAACGTCTGTCCGGTCTACCGCATGGTCGGCGGCCACCAGATGGGTCACATCTACATCGGCGCCATCGGCCTCATCCTGACCTACTTCTTCCACGGCAAGGACAAGGCCAAGAACCTGGTCCAGAACTGCATCAATTGCCAGGCATGCAAGCACATCTGTGCGGCGGGCATCGACCTGCCCCTTTTGATCAAGGAAATACACGCGCGCATCCTGGACGAGGACGGCCATCCGCTGCCCTCCATGCTGCTGGGCAAGCTGCTGAAAAACCGCAAGCTCTTCCATGCCTTCCTGCGCACGGCCAAGATGGCCCAGCGGCCGCTGACCGGCGGCACGCAGTACATCCGCCATCTGCCCCATATCTTCTCCAAGGATCATGGGTTCAAGGCTCTGCCGGCCATTGCCGCCAAGCCCTTCCGGGATCGTTTCGCGGCGCTGAAACCCACGGTTTCCGCACCCAAGTACCGCATCGCCCTGTTCTCGGGCTGCGTGCAGGACTTTGTCTATCCCGAACAGATGGAAGCGGCGGTCAAGGTTCTGGCGGCGCACAACGTGGCCGTGGAATTCCCCATGGACCAGTCCTGCTGCGGCCTGCCGCTGCAGATGATGGGCGAGAAGAAAGCGGGCGTGGACGTGGCCAAGCAGAACATCGCGGCCATGAGCGGCGACTACGACTACGTCATCACCCTGTGCGCCTCCTGCGCCTCGCACCTGAAGCACAACTACCCGTTCCTGCTCGGTGAAAACGACGCCGAGGCCAAGGCCTTTGCCGACAAGGTCATGCCCTTCTCGGCCTTCATGACCGACGTGCTCGGCGTAACCGCCGACAAGTTCAAACAGACCCAGGAGCGCGCCACCCTGCACGCCCCCTGCCACCTCTGTCGCGGTCTGGACGTAGTCGAACAGCCCCGCCAGCTTCTGGCCCTGGGCGGCTATGAATACGCCCAGGCGGAGCAGGAGCAGGTCTGCTGCGGATTCGGCGGCACCTACTCGGCCAAGTTCCCAGGGATTTCCGAACAGATCCTCAAGAACAAGCTGACCGACGCCGGTCGCACCGGCGCGGAAGTGCTGGTCACCGAATGCCCGGGCTGCATCATGCAGCTGCGCGGCGGCGCTGAAGTGAACAAATCCGGTTTCGCAGTGCGACACATCGCAGAAGTGCTGGCCGACCACCTAAAATAA
- a CDS encoding hemolysin III: protein MNQSASEYSQGEEIANSITHAIAAGMSIAALVVLIARAVSYGDAWHVVSFSIFGATLILLYMASTLYHAIPLPRAKRILKTLDHSAIFLLIAGTYTPFMLVNLRETVGWTVFGVVWLLAVAGVVLKCCFVYRFKRLSLTIYLGMGWLCILIGRDMYATLSGASLIFLALGGMAYTLGVIFYVWKRLPYNHAIWHLFVIAGSTMHFFSVLNTLPS from the coding sequence ATGAACCAGTCTGCTTCCGAGTATTCTCAGGGTGAAGAGATCGCCAACAGCATCACCCATGCCATAGCCGCCGGGATGTCCATCGCCGCTCTGGTGGTGCTCATCGCCCGGGCCGTGTCCTATGGCGACGCCTGGCACGTGGTCAGTTTCTCCATTTTCGGGGCAACGCTCATCCTGCTCTACATGGCGTCAACCCTGTACCACGCCATTCCGCTGCCACGGGCCAAGCGCATTCTGAAGACCCTGGACCACAGCGCGATCTTCCTGCTCATCGCCGGCACCTACACGCCGTTCATGCTGGTCAACCTGCGCGAGACAGTGGGCTGGACCGTGTTCGGGGTGGTCTGGCTGCTGGCCGTGGCTGGCGTCGTGCTCAAATGCTGCTTCGTGTACCGCTTCAAGCGCCTGTCACTGACCATTTATCTTGGCATGGGCTGGCTCTGCATCCTCATCGGGCGCGACATGTACGCGACCCTGTCCGGCGCCAGCCTGATCTTTCTGGCCCTGGGCGGAATGGCCTATACGCTGGGTGTGATCTTCTATGTCTGGAAACGCCTGCCATACAACCATGCGATCTGGCATCTCTTTGTCATCGCGGGCAGCACCATGCATTTCTTCTCGGTTCTTAACACCCTGCCGTCATAG
- a CDS encoding NYN domain-containing protein: protein MTQKRRLWLIDAGYLFNARHSVRSGYEFSYLRLRNYLEQDGLIWRAYYLNSTPNPPSDGQDNFHRWLRSGPPFGPKIITKFYTLKQQRADKAYCEECGQKVSLRCQNQNGDFTHRVFNEIQKGVDVAIATLSLIHQRNYDTLMLSSGDSDLLDAVEHLSEQGKSIELVVFRDGVSSELQCRADRIYWINDFASEVDNSFRDAGGEGDNP, encoded by the coding sequence ATGACCCAAAAACGCAGACTCTGGCTTATCGACGCAGGTTATCTTTTCAACGCCCGGCATAGCGTTCGCAGCGGCTATGAATTCAGCTACCTGCGCCTCAGGAATTATCTGGAGCAGGACGGGCTCATCTGGAGGGCCTACTACCTCAACTCCACCCCCAATCCTCCCTCGGACGGGCAGGACAATTTTCATCGCTGGCTGCGCAGCGGGCCGCCGTTTGGGCCCAAGATCATAACAAAGTTTTATACGCTCAAACAGCAGCGCGCGGACAAGGCCTATTGCGAGGAATGCGGTCAGAAGGTGTCGCTCAGGTGCCAGAATCAGAACGGGGATTTCACGCATCGGGTCTTCAACGAGATCCAGAAGGGAGTGGACGTGGCCATCGCCACCCTGTCGCTCATTCATCAGCGCAATTACGATACCCTGATGTTGTCCTCCGGCGATTCCGATTTGCTCGACGCCGTGGAACACCTCTCGGAGCAGGGCAAGAGCATCGAACTTGTGGTTTTCAGGGACGGCGTTTCTTCAGAGCTGCAATGCCGGGCCGACCGCATCTACTGGATAAACGATTTTGCGTCCGAAGTGGACAATTCCTTTCGCGATGCGGGGGGAGAGGGTGACAACCCCTGA